A stretch of the Aphis gossypii isolate Hap1 chromosome 2, ASM2018417v2, whole genome shotgun sequence genome encodes the following:
- the LOC114125554 gene encoding DNA-directed RNA polymerase I subunit RPA1 — translation MFYHNFYNVDPFKPTSMEFNMFSSEEVKKLSVARIDSLISFTPLGEPVPGGLYDARLGSIHTNSGKCSTCNQNAVLCSGHFGHIELPCPVINPIFTAAVIHILKISCLSCYKVLLPRETTILLAAQLKLLDNGQLTDAHDLATEINGLSEDDDRNLSVEELETFISLYLKERLQENDGSYVKSADEVRQAFIAETMNQVARRTGCMHCKQPLSSISKSFSTITISHAVKSKKDKKIKEYLFPTDIREHMRQLWINEKHFISALLPVLAGLKVEYPTDICFMSEVLVTPSNIRPNLMVKGKLIESPRNSTYKSILREAKVIQYIWLLRDQKEGQEISSEITELVNESQGKDSVEKIQISMHNLQMCVDALLDGSLYKSYNIKDQTIRIGLKQLLEKKSGIIRQNMMGKRVDYFARSVITPDPYLDTDEIGIPVEFAKKLTYPVAVTDWNNKGLHGVVLNGPNHYPGANMIETDEGIVKWLSATNKSRREALSKTLFYKGPNSRGPQIVHRHVIDGDMMLVNRQPSLHKPSIMAHRVKVLKGEKTLRLHYANCKAYNADFDGDEMNAHLPQSELAKCEAKELASAVYQYLVPRDGTPLSGLIQDHIISSVRMTIRGRFFTRREYMHFVYQALSSLDREIKTVPPAIIKPVMLWSGKQIISTLIINLTPFNQKTFINLMSKSKLEQKCWRNPNNYEYPDLLSEFNFIVRNGNLLSGILDKNHIGASTYSLVHCFFELYGGKYSAQLLSAFSKLFTVYLQCDAFTLGVEDILVTEKADHLRQTAIDESKTAGTLAAQESLGIEYIDEEAMNIKLAESYSKSNHFAILVDRNYKKHLQPFTNKITRACIPKGLLQPFPNNNLQLMVQSGAKGSTVNTIQISCCLGQIELEGKRPPMMISGRTLPSFPPFDTLPKAGGFIGSRFMTGIQPQEFFFHCMAGREGLIDTAVKTSRSGYLQRCLIKHLESLIVNYDMTVRDSNGSIVQYLYGEDGLEVTKSSFCNEKQFGFLASNVNSFKALKKIRNDECYKELDKKLEEIKSAMKIKKTINRESEFLSWCKQTSKVKKNSKIKNGRCAQDLRMCKKWYEMDEDVKKSYTENIQRIPDPVGATFHPGGHYGLLSEKMDSSINKYFDTNNGLNDDDKLIAKESIRLKAMAATAAAGEPVGCIAAQSVGEPSTQMTLNTFHFAGRGEMNVTLGIPRLREILMMATKTIKTPSMEIPFFPSENVQNEAEFLRKLMTKITLKDVLSKVQVREKVILNPVRHMQYDLTLHLLPHRCYESITHVTPRAVMRFIKNTFSENLKRMFVKNLSKNFSGELISEQTKNAIKINREKNNDNDENALLDGIEPQETKTKNQVDSDSESEAGEFDSAAMKRKAQTEEYDYEKDEDDPMSDEEAEINEKQNECDTSDIIKNKLINDKDSILNSEIDLEDENNEDFINNKDYSQIVIDVKCDKKPYKFAYIQVSIPLEFKRIDLTALIKDLMDRVIIHEIPGINRAILTEEDDKIILKTEGSRGVAELFRFNNILNLNSLYCNDIQMMLNTYGIEAANRVIIKEVKNVFKVYGINVDTRHLSLIADYMTYDGKYKALNRVGMNGCPSPLQQMSFESTLNYLKKSTVRGLKDNLVSPSSTLIIGQQAQIGSGLVKLLWQ, via the exons ATGTTTTaccataatttttacaatgtgGATCCGTTTAAGCCCACCAGTAtggaatttaatatgttttcatcGGAAGAAGTAAAAAAACTGTCAGTGGCACGTATAGATTCCCTTATATCATTTACTCCTTTGGGCGAACCCGTACCCGGAGGATTATATGATGCGCGTCTCGGGTCTATTCATACAAACAGTGGCAAGTGCTCAACTTGTAATCAAAATGCAGTTCTGTGTTCTGGCCATTTTGGTCATATTGAGTTACCTTGCCCAGTAATCAATCCAATATTTACCGCAGCAGTCATTCACATACTCAAGATTAGCTGTTTATCGTGCTACAAAGTATTGTTACCACGAGAAACTACTATATTGTTGGCAGCACAGTTAAAGCTCCTTGATAATGGTCAACTTACAGATGCCCACGACTTGGCCACAGAAATAAATGGTCTGAGTGAAGATGACGATAGAAATTTGTCTGTTGAAGAACTAGAAACATTtatcagtttatatttaaaagaacgTTTACAAGAAAATGATGGGTCTTATGTGAAGAGTGCTGATGAAGTACGACAGGCTTTCATTGCTGAAACCATGAATCAA GTTGCTCGACGAACTGGATGTATGCATTGTAAACAACCACTTTCATCTATTTCTAAATCATTTTCAACAATTACTATTTCTCATGcagttaaatcaaaaaaagataaaaaaattaaagaatatttgttTCCAACAGATATAAGAGAGCATATGAGACAACTGTGGAtcaatgaaaaacattttataagtgcTTTATTACCAGTCTTAGCTGGTTTGAAAGTTGAATATCCTAcagatatttgttttatgtctGAAGTACTTGTTACCCCTTCTAATATTCGTCCTAACTTAATGGTTAAAGGAAAACTAATCGAGAGTCCTAGAAATTCAACTTACAAGTCTATTTTACGAGAAGCCAaggtaattcaatatatatggTTATTACGGGATCAAAAAGAAGGCCAAGAAATTTCATCAGAAATTACTGAACTTGTCAATGAAAGTCAAGGAAAAGATAGTGTAGAAAAGATCCAAATTAGTATgcataatttacaaatgtgtGTTGATGCTCTTTTGGATGGAAGTTTgtataaatcttataatattaaagatcaAACAATTAGAATCgggttaaaacaattattggaaaaaaaatctgGTATTATACGTCAAAATATGATGGGTAAACGTGTTGATTATTTTGCACGTTCGGTTATTACACCCGATCCTTATTTAGACACTGATGAAATTGGCATACCAGTTGAATTtgctaaaaaattaacttatccTGTAGCTGTTACTGACTGGAACAATAAAGGATTACATGGAGTTGTATTAAATGGCCCAAATCATTATCCAGGTGCAAATATGATTGAAACAGATGAAGGAATTGTAAAATGGTTATCTGCTACAAACAAATCACGCAGAGAAGCTTTATCAAAAACCCTTTTTTACAAAGGTCCAAATTCTAGAGGTCCTCAAATTGTTCATAGACATGTGATTGATGGGGATATGATGCTTGTTAATCGACAGCCATCTTTACACAAACCTAGTATTATGGCACATAGAGTTAAGGTTTTAAAAGGAGAAAAAACATTAAGATTACATTATGCTAATTGTAAAGCTTATAATGCTGATTTTGATGGTGATGAAATGAATGCTCATTTACCTCAAAGTGAATTAGCAAAGTGTGAAGCTAAGGAATTAGCCAGTGCTGTTTACCAATATTTAGTACCTCGTGATGGTACTCCATTAAGTGGACTTATAcaagatcatattatatcaagtGTGAGAATGACTATCAGAGGACGTTTTTTTACTCGAAGAGAGTATATGCATTTTGTATATCAAGCATTAAGTTCATTAGATCGTGAAATTAAGACTGTTCCTCCAGCTATCATTAAACCTGTAATGTTATGGTCtggtaaacaaattatttctacattaattattaacttgactccttttaatcaaaaaacattcataaatttaatgtccAAATCTAAACTTGAACAAAAATGTTGGAGAAAtccaaataattatgaatacccAGATTTATTATctgaattcaattttattgtacggaatggtaatttattatcaggAATTCTTGACAAAAATCATATTGGTGCTTCTACTTACAGTTTGGTGCATTGTTTCTTTGAACTATATGGTGGAAAATATTCAGCACAGTTACTAAGTGCattcagtaaattatttactgtttatcTACAATGCGATGCCTTTACTTTAGGCGTAGAAGATATATTAGTGACTGAAAAAGCTGATCATCTACGTCAAACTGCTATTGATGAATCTAAAACTGCTGGAACATTAGCTGCTCAAGAATCTCTTGGTATTGAATATATAGACGAAGAagcaatgaatattaaattagccGAATCATACAGCAAAAGTAACCACTTCGCCATACTAGTTGatagaaattacaaaaaacatCTACAGccatttactaataaaataactagagCTTGTATCCCCAAAGGATTACTTCAACCGTTCCCTAATAATAACTTACAGCTAATGGTACAATCGGGAGCAAAAGGATCTACTGTAAACACTATACAGATATCATGTTGTTTAGGGCAAATTGAGTTAGAAGGTAAAAGACCACCTATGATGATATCTGGTAGAACTTTACCAAGTTTTCCGCCATTTGATACACTACCTAAAGCTGGAGGATTTATAGGTAGTAGATTTATGACTGGCATTCAACcccaagaatttttttttcattgcatGGCTGGGCGTGAAGGTCTTATCGATACAGCTGTTAAAACAAGTAGAAGTGGTTATTTACAGCGTTGCTTGATTAAACATCTTGAAAGCCTCATTGTCAATTATGATATGACTGTTAGAGATAGCAATGGAAGTATTGTGCAGTATTTATATGGTGAGGATGGTTTAGAAGTTACCAAAAGCAGTTTTTGCAATGAAAAGCAGTTTGGTTTCCTAGCTAGCAATGTAAATTCTTTCAAAGCtcttaaaaaaatcagaaatgaTGAATGTTACAAAGAACTTGATAAAAAACTAGAAGAAATCAAGTCtgctatgaaaataaaaaaaactataaatagggAAAGTGAATTTTTAAGTTGGTGTAAACAAACTTCTAAAGTAAAaaagaattcaaaaattaaaaatggtcGTTGTGCACAAGACTTAAGAATGTGTAAAAAGTGGTATGAAATGGATGAAGATGTTAAAAAGTC TTATACTGAAAACATACAAAGAATACCTGATCCTGTTGGAGCAACTTTTCACCCTGGAGGACACTATGGCTTATTATCAGAAAAAATGGAttcatcaattaataaatattttgatactaa taatgGATTGAATGACGATGACAAACTAATTGCAAAAGAATCAATTCGTCTCAAAGCTATGGCAGCCACAGCTGCAGCTGGTGAACCAGTGGGTTGTATTGCTGCCCAATCTGTGGGCGAACCATCAACACAGATGACATTGAATACTTTTCACTTTGCTGGTCGTGGTGAAATGAATGTCACCCTAGGTATTCCTAGACTACGTGAGATATTAATGATGGctacaaaaactattaaaactcCATCAATGGAAATACCATTTTTCCCGTctgaaaa tgTTCAAAATGAAGCAGAATTTTTAAGGAAATTAATGActaaaataacattgaaaGATGTTTTATCAAAAGTTCAAGTTCgagaaaaagtaatattaaatccaGTTAGACATATGCAATATGATTtaacattgcatttattacCACATCGTTGCTATGAATCTATAACCCATGTAACACCAAGAGCTGTCATgagattcattaaaaatacattttcagaaaACTTAAAAAGAATGTTCgttaaaaatttgtcaaaaaattTTAGTGGAGAATTAATTTCTGAACAAACTAAAAAtgcgattaaaataaatagagaaAAGAATAATGACAATGatgaaaatgcattatta gatGGAATTGAACCCCaagaaactaaaactaaaaatcaagtTGATTCTGATAGTGAATCTGAAGCTGGTGAATTTGATTCAGCGGCCATGAAaagaaa AGCACAGACAGAAGAGTATGATTATGAAAAAGATGAAGATGATCCAATGAGTGATGAAGAAGCTGagataaatgaaaaacaaaacgaaTGTGATACctcagatattataaaaaataaacttattaatgataaagatagtatattaaatagtgaAATTGACTTAGaagatgaaaataatgaagattttattaataataaagattattcTCAAATTGTAATCGATGTCAA atGTGATAAGAAACCATATAAATTTGCTTATATTCAAGTATCTATACCTTTGGAATTCAAAAGAATAGACTTAACAGCTTTAATTAAAGATTTGATGGATCGAGTGATTATTCACGAAATACCTGGTATCAATAGAGCTATTTTAACTGAAGaagacgataaaataatattaaaaactgagGGTTCACGTGGTGTAGCAGAGCTTTttaggtttaataatattttaaacttaaattcattatactgTAATGATATACAAATGATGTTGAACACATATGGTATAGAAGCAGCCAACAgggttattattaaagaagtaaaaaatgtatttaag GTTTATGGTATTAATGTAGATACCCgacatttatcattaatagcTGATTATATGACTTATGATGGCAAGTATAAAGCATTAAATAGAGTTGGTATGAATGGCTGCCCATCACCATTGCAACAAATGTCATTTGAATCTActcttaattatttgaaaaaatctacAGTTCGAGGATTAAAAGATAATCTAGTTTCACCTTCGAGTACTCTTATTATTGGTCAACAAGCTCAAATTGGAAGTGgacttgttaaattattatggcaATAA
- the LOC114125571 gene encoding T-complex protein 1 subunit alpha encodes MSVSALTVAGSRTSGTPIRTQNVMAANAIANIVKSSLGPVGLDKMLVDDIGDVTVTNDGATILKLLDVEHPAARVLVELAQLQDEEVGDGTTSVVIIAAELLKNADELVKQKIHPTSIISGYRLACKESCKYIQNNLTVNVDDLRRDWLENAATTSMSSKLIMADSEFFSKMVVDACMLVKRPSDKRGGVSVPIKTINVLKAHGKSARESLLIQGYALNCTVASEAMPKKILNAKIACLDFSLQKTKMKLGVQVLVNDVDQLEAIRQRESDITKERVQKILATGANVILCTGGIDDICLKYFIEAKALAVRRVKKVDLKRIAKATGASFLTSLTNMEGEETFESSSLGEAAEVVQDQISDDELIIVKGPKAQSAASIILRGPNDFYCDEMERSIHDALCAVQRVLESKSAVAGGGAVEAALSIYLENFATSLSSREQLAIAEFARSLLVIPKTLAINAAQDATELVAKLRSYHNESQTSSENDVYKWYGLDLEEGEIRDNLKAGVLEPAISKIKSLKFATEAAITILRIDDMIKLDPEQKAGRGYQQAYDAGEL; translated from the exons ATGTCTGTAAGTGCGTTGACTGTAGCCGGTTCTAGGACGTCTGGAACACCCATCCGTACACAAAATGTGATGGCAGCAAATGCTATTGCAAACATTGTTAAAAGTTCATTAGGTCCAGTTGGTCTGGATAAAATGTTGGTTGATGACATTGga GATGTTACTGTAACCAATGACGGTGCtactattttgaaattgttggATGTTGAACATCCTGCTGCTCGAGTCCTTGTTGAATTGGCTCAGTTACAAGATGAAGAAGTTGGTGATGGCACAACATCAGTT gtTATAATAGCTGCAGAGTTATTGAAAAATGCAGATGAGTtggttaaacaaaaaatacatccAACTTCTATCATAAGTGGATATCGATTGGCATGCAAAGAAtcttgtaaatatatacagaataatttaactgtaaaCGTTGATGATTTACGTCGTGATTGGTTGGAAAATGCTGCTACTACATCTATGTCAAGCAAATTAATCATGGCTGATTCAGAATTCTTTTCAAAAATGGTTGTAGATGCATGCATGCTTGTGAAACGACCATCTGATAAACGTGGTGGAGTATCTGTACCAATTAAGACCATTAATGTACTTAAAGCACATGGTAAAAGTGCACGAGAAAGTTTACTCATTCAAGGATATGCTTTGAATTGTACTGTTGCTTCCGAAGCAATgccaaaaaaaatcttaaatgccAAAATTGCATGTTTAGATTTTTCTTTACAAAAAACTAAGATGAAATTAGGTGTACAAGTTTTAGTTAATGATGTTGACCAGCTTGAAGCAATTCGTCAACGTGAGTCTGATATAACTAAAGAGCgagttcaaaaaattttagCAACTGGAgctaatgttatattatgcactGGTGGTATTGATGACATTTGCTTGAAGTATTTCATCGAAGCAAAAGCATTGGCTGTACGCCGTGTTAAGAAGGTCGATTTAAAAAGAATTGCAAAAGCTACAGGTGCATCTTTTTTAACTTCTTTAACAAATATGGAAGGAGAAGAGACTTTTGAAAGTTCTAGTCTTGGGGAAGCTGCTGAAGTTGTACAAGACCAAATATCTGacgatgaattaataattgtaaaaggACCAAAAGCTCAAAGCGCTGCTTCAATTATATTACGTGGACccaatgatttttattgtgaTGAAATGGAACGTTCCATTCATGATGCCTTGTGTGCTGTTCAGCGTGTACTTGAATCCAAATCTGCTGTAGCTGGTGGTGGAGCAGTTGAAGCAgctttatctatttatttagaaaattttgcTACATCTTTGAGTTCCCGGGAACAACTGGCTATTGCAGAATTTGCACGCTCTCTGTTAGTTATTCCTAAAACCTTAGCTATTAATGCTGCACAGGACGCTACTGAGTTAGTGGCTAAACTCAGATCTTATCATAATGAAAGTCAAACAAGTAGTGAAAACgatgtttataaatggtaCGGATTAGATTTAGAAGAAGGTGAAATACGTGATAATCTAAAAGCTGGTGTCTTAGAACCTGCCATATCTAAAATTAAGTCATTGAAATTTGCAACAGAGGCTGCAATAACTATTCTCAGAATAGATGATATGATTAAATTAGATCCTGAACAAAAAGCTGGCCGTGGATATCAACAAGCCTATGATGCTGGAGAACTTTaa